In Paenibacillus hexagrammi, the following are encoded in one genomic region:
- a CDS encoding AGE family epimerase/isomerase, with product MTTSHTISQTKSDLLHSMHKEAQQILAFWANHTQDLEHGGFIGAIDSDMTVQSKSPKGLVLNSRILWTFSKGYRLLKNDEYLQIAGRAYEYLSKHFYDSTYGGYYWSVDYQGQPLETRKHIYGQAFTLYALSEYHMACGSAEALERAQKLYAEMEAYCYDSVNKGYFEAFSRNWSLPVAEERLNIYTQDDAKSMNSHLHIMEAYTNLLRAWDFPHLRNKLKELIEVTIDHIVDRPKGAFALYFDEKWQVKSDEISYGHDIEGSWLLDEAAHVLGDEGLISRVKQIALEMAEAVYEHGLDTDGALWNEANGEGEIIDSDKDWWPQAEAVVGFINAYTSSGDEKFVHAAVKAWEFIENTLIDKEHGEWFGKVSKDGIPYADYQKTNAWKCPYHNGRACFEIIERLGHSE from the coding sequence ATGACTACTTCCCACACCATATCTCAAACCAAGTCAGACTTGCTTCACAGCATGCACAAGGAAGCGCAACAGATTTTGGCTTTCTGGGCCAATCATACACAAGACCTTGAACACGGAGGCTTCATCGGTGCGATCGACAGCGACATGACTGTTCAAAGCAAAAGCCCCAAAGGACTTGTTCTGAACAGCCGAATCCTCTGGACGTTCTCCAAAGGTTACCGCCTGTTGAAAAACGATGAATATTTGCAAATAGCCGGCCGTGCCTATGAATATTTGTCCAAACATTTTTACGATTCCACTTACGGAGGGTACTACTGGTCCGTTGATTACCAAGGTCAGCCACTAGAAACCAGAAAGCATATCTACGGCCAAGCATTTACTCTATATGCCCTCTCCGAATACCACATGGCCTGCGGCTCTGCAGAGGCGCTTGAACGCGCGCAGAAGCTGTATGCCGAAATGGAAGCCTATTGTTATGATAGTGTAAACAAAGGGTATTTTGAAGCCTTTTCTCGAAATTGGTCTCTTCCTGTCGCAGAAGAACGATTGAATATTTACACACAAGATGATGCCAAGAGCATGAATTCCCATTTACACATCATGGAAGCTTACACCAACCTGCTTCGCGCCTGGGATTTCCCACATTTACGGAATAAGCTGAAAGAGCTGATCGAGGTCACGATTGACCATATCGTAGATCGTCCAAAAGGTGCTTTCGCCTTATATTTTGATGAGAAGTGGCAGGTAAAAAGCGACGAGATCTCTTACGGCCACGATATTGAGGGAAGCTGGCTTCTTGACGAAGCCGCCCATGTGCTGGGTGACGAAGGCCTGATCAGCAGAGTCAAGCAGATCGCTTTGGAAATGGCGGAAGCGGTATATGAACACGGATTGGATACCGACGGTGCGCTCTGGAATGAAGCCAACGGCGAGGGCGAGATCATCGACAGCGATAAAGACTGGTGGCCGCAAGCCGAAGCCGTGGTTGGTTTCATCAATGCCTATACCTCATCAGGGGATGAGAAGTTTGTACACGCTGCCGTGAAGGCTTGGGAATTTATCGAGAATACGCTGATCGATAAAGAGCATGGAGAATGGTTCGGCAAGGTTTCCAAGGACGGCATTCCTTACGCGGATTACCAAAAAACGAACGCATGGAAATGTCCTTATCATAACGGCCGTGCCTGCTTCGAGATAATAGAACGATTGGGTCACAGCGAATAA
- a CDS encoding glycoside hydrolase family 113, whose protein sequence is MKLDYIKGMTWGWVGTRGTWATKEADFSMEEMAKLGVNWTAIAFAALQDHPQATEINYKNAPIVTDEEVLWAIEKAKKLGLKVCLKPVVNCANGTWRAHINFFDVDVPCEPKWRDWFASYTEFVLHYAKIAQETGCEMFCVGCEMVQTDRRADEWRVLIAKVREVYTGIITYNCDKYQETNVTWWDAVDVISSSGYYPIDSWDERVEVLEAFAAKHDKPFFFMETGCPSRTGSSMLPNDWGLEGAPSMKEQDDFYRVMFDKIGSKPWFYGFMLWDWPAKLYSEEEAAGNDDYCMYKKTASATVEAFYRSK, encoded by the coding sequence ATGAAGCTGGATTATATCAAAGGGATGACCTGGGGATGGGTAGGCACCAGAGGTACATGGGCCACGAAAGAAGCGGACTTTTCGATGGAAGAAATGGCAAAGCTGGGCGTGAATTGGACGGCTATCGCTTTTGCAGCTCTTCAGGATCATCCGCAAGCAACGGAGATCAACTATAAAAATGCGCCTATCGTAACCGATGAGGAAGTCTTATGGGCGATTGAAAAAGCGAAGAAGCTTGGCCTCAAGGTGTGCCTGAAACCCGTTGTGAACTGTGCGAACGGTACTTGGCGTGCGCATATCAACTTCTTCGATGTTGATGTTCCATGTGAGCCCAAGTGGAGGGATTGGTTTGCCAGCTATACGGAATTCGTTCTCCACTATGCCAAGATTGCGCAGGAAACTGGATGCGAGATGTTCTGCGTAGGCTGTGAAATGGTGCAGACCGACCGCCGGGCCGATGAGTGGAGAGTGCTGATCGCCAAAGTAAGGGAAGTATACACGGGAATCATTACGTATAACTGTGACAAGTATCAAGAAACCAATGTAACCTGGTGGGATGCCGTTGACGTTATTTCCTCCAGCGGTTACTATCCGATCGACAGCTGGGATGAGCGAGTGGAAGTTCTGGAAGCCTTCGCTGCCAAGCATGATAAGCCGTTCTTCTTTATGGAAACCGGCTGTCCGAGTCGCACTGGCTCGTCTATGCTGCCGAATGACTGGGGGCTCGAAGGTGCTCCAAGCATGAAAGAGCAGGATGACTTCTACCGTGTCATGTTCGATAAGATCGGCAGTAAGCCGTGGTTTTATGGCTTTATGCTGTGGGACTGGCCAGCCAAGTTGTACAGCGAGGAAGAAGCAGCGGGCAATGACGACTACTGTATGTACAAAAAAACGGCAAGCGCAACCGTAGAGGCATTCTATCGCAGCAAATAG
- a CDS encoding carbohydrate ABC transporter permease — translation MTSRLSNAVLSTLKYASLLLAVLCVITPPYVIVVNAFKSGKEYAESSPFAFPESFFHFANFAKVIEAGKLGQAFANTGIIIVSALVINIILGTMVAYALGRFNFKGKGLILAAYLVATFIPLITTQVATFSIIQALDLFNTKRAAILLYASTDAVQIYLYLQFISKIPYSLDESAMMEGASLFRIYRTIIFPLLGPATATAVILKTINIYNDMYIPWLYMPSQKLGVVSTSLMRFAGPNSAHWELICAAILIIMVPTIIIYLILQRFIFSGIVSGSVKE, via the coding sequence ATGACATCAAGACTCTCTAATGCCGTGCTCAGCACGCTGAAATACGCATCTCTGCTGCTTGCTGTATTGTGCGTCATTACACCTCCCTACGTCATTGTAGTGAATGCTTTTAAAAGCGGTAAGGAATATGCGGAATCCAGTCCGTTCGCTTTTCCAGAAAGCTTCTTTCACTTTGCTAACTTCGCTAAGGTTATTGAAGCGGGTAAGCTGGGGCAGGCTTTTGCCAATACCGGTATTATTATCGTCTCGGCGCTGGTGATCAATATTATTCTGGGCACAATGGTGGCGTATGCACTTGGACGCTTCAATTTCAAAGGAAAAGGGCTCATCCTTGCAGCCTATCTGGTTGCTACGTTTATTCCACTGATTACAACACAGGTTGCGACCTTCAGCATCATTCAGGCACTGGATCTGTTTAATACGAAAAGAGCCGCTATTCTTCTCTATGCGAGCACCGATGCGGTTCAGATTTATTTGTATCTGCAATTTATCAGTAAAATCCCATATTCGCTCGACGAAAGCGCCATGATGGAAGGGGCATCGTTATTTCGGATTTACCGTACGATCATCTTTCCTTTGCTGGGGCCGGCTACCGCTACGGCAGTCATTCTCAAAACGATCAATATCTACAACGATATGTACATTCCTTGGCTTTACATGCCTTCTCAGAAGCTGGGAGTCGTCTCGACCTCGCTTATGAGGTTTGCAGGACCGAACTCGGCTCACTGGGAGCTGATTTGCGCAGCCATTCTTATTATCATGGTACCAACGATTATTATTTACTTGATTTTGCAGCGTTTTATTTTCTCCGGCATTGTAAGCGGCTCGGTGAAAGAATAA
- a CDS encoding carbohydrate ABC transporter permease: MYEASKIDGANSFQTLIYITLPNIRKIIELNMLLTVSGALEVFDIPYVITGAAPGSDTFVTKVNDVAFKFNNFGLGSAMAIVLLIIVFVVITVQRKFILRGEE; the protein is encoded by the coding sequence TTGTATGAAGCCAGCAAAATCGACGGAGCCAATTCCTTCCAAACCTTGATCTATATTACGCTTCCCAACATTCGTAAAATCATCGAGCTCAACATGCTGCTTACCGTTTCCGGAGCGCTTGAGGTGTTCGATATTCCATACGTCATTACCGGAGCTGCGCCGGGCAGCGATACCTTCGTCACGAAAGTCAACGACGTAGCGTTTAAGTTTAATAACTTCGGCCTGGGCTCAGCGATGGCGATTGTTCTTTTAATCATCGTATTTGTCGTTATAACCGTTCAACGTAAATTCATTCTGCGTGGGGAGGAGTAG
- a CDS encoding carbohydrate ABC transporter permease gives MFNFNYKTQRLIILFSFLTIPLILLATFTFYPALRLIQLSFTDWDGFSLDYKWVGLANYKEIFSNEEIFGVFSHNLYYFVGGIIQNIIALYFAIILNSKVKGRNLFRVFLFLPYILNSVATAFMFQFIFNSDHGTLNTLLDLVGLGAYKQSWLGNTSLVNISLASISLWKFMGFNMVIYLGGSSIDSRGFV, from the coding sequence ATGTTCAACTTCAATTATAAAACCCAGCGATTGATCATTTTGTTTTCCTTTTTGACCATTCCGCTGATTCTGCTCGCTACTTTCACGTTTTACCCGGCCCTAAGATTGATCCAGTTAAGCTTCACGGACTGGGATGGTTTTAGCTTGGATTACAAGTGGGTTGGTCTTGCTAATTATAAGGAAATCTTCTCGAACGAAGAAATTTTCGGTGTATTTAGCCACAACCTTTATTACTTTGTAGGCGGTATTATTCAGAATATTATTGCACTGTATTTTGCTATCATATTGAACAGCAAGGTAAAGGGCCGGAATCTATTCAGGGTGTTTTTATTTCTTCCGTATATTCTTAACAGCGTGGCAACAGCGTTTATGTTTCAATTTATTTTTAACTCCGATCACGGTACGCTGAACACACTGCTTGATTTGGTTGGTCTCGGCGCTTATAAGCAGAGCTGGCTAGGCAACACTTCACTCGTCAACATCTCTTTGGCCTCAATTTCCCTCTGGAAGTTCATGGGCTTTAACATGGTGATTTACTTGGGGGGTTCTTCAATCGATTCCAGGGGATTTGTATGA
- a CDS encoding ABC transporter substrate-binding protein, which yields MKKWLTTGLALVLTMSVTAACGKSTSDNTATKAPAATSNAAAGGADDNIQGKITVITHRTDLVDTKFKEWEAAFKKKYPKVEAVEVEAIKDYGPTMKVRLSTGELGDVNMIPDGVPNGKLGDYYAPLNDLGLNDKVYFSDIKAADGNTYGLPSGVNTNGVAYNKQAFAKAGITSVPKTLDELYADAEKLKAAGITPLATNFKDKWPLSEWDVIAFEISGDPEFRGSMTKTDTPFGPGTPYEKSLTILKTFVEKGYTEKDLMSTDWESSKKDVASGKTAMYFLGNWVVPQIIENGAKSEDIGFFPLPYDNSGKFNANMGPDYMYGVAKNSKNIATAKAFVKFMIEESDYADIAGMIPPDKSKEAKMPQLKEFMDLKPNTLQGKPDPDAYGNIANKAQIDFMGGSYIQKLILSKDFKAGLDELNKKWTDARKAVGQ from the coding sequence ATGAAGAAGTGGCTCACAACGGGTTTAGCGTTAGTATTAACGATGTCTGTAACAGCTGCATGCGGTAAGTCGACGTCGGATAACACAGCTACGAAAGCTCCGGCAGCTACGTCAAATGCGGCAGCAGGTGGAGCAGACGATAACATTCAAGGCAAAATAACGGTTATTACGCACCGTACAGACTTGGTTGATACCAAGTTCAAGGAGTGGGAAGCCGCTTTTAAAAAGAAATACCCGAAGGTAGAAGCAGTAGAAGTAGAAGCCATTAAAGACTACGGCCCTACGATGAAGGTCAGATTGTCTACCGGCGAGCTCGGTGATGTCAATATGATTCCAGATGGAGTGCCTAACGGTAAGCTGGGCGATTATTATGCACCGCTGAACGACCTTGGACTGAATGACAAAGTGTACTTCTCCGACATCAAAGCTGCAGACGGCAATACATACGGCTTGCCAAGCGGTGTAAATACGAACGGTGTTGCGTATAACAAGCAGGCGTTCGCCAAAGCAGGTATTACAAGCGTGCCGAAGACACTTGATGAATTGTACGCAGACGCTGAGAAGCTGAAAGCAGCAGGCATCACTCCGCTTGCAACGAACTTCAAAGACAAATGGCCTTTGAGCGAATGGGATGTCATTGCGTTTGAAATTTCCGGAGACCCTGAATTCCGTGGTTCCATGACGAAGACAGATACTCCTTTTGGTCCGGGCACACCTTACGAGAAGTCTCTGACGATTCTCAAAACGTTCGTTGAAAAAGGATACACAGAGAAGGATTTGATGTCTACGGACTGGGAATCCTCGAAGAAAGATGTAGCCAGTGGTAAAACAGCGATGTACTTCCTAGGTAACTGGGTCGTTCCGCAAATTATCGAAAACGGTGCGAAATCCGAAGATATCGGTTTCTTCCCTCTGCCTTATGACAACAGCGGCAAGTTCAACGCCAACATGGGTCCTGACTATATGTACGGTGTTGCTAAGAACAGCAAAAACATCGCAACAGCGAAAGCTTTCGTTAAATTTATGATCGAAGAGTCCGATTATGCGGATATCGCAGGTATGATTCCACCGGACAAATCTAAAGAAGCGAAGATGCCTCAGCTGAAAGAATTCATGGACTTGAAGCCTAACACATTGCAAGGCAAGCCGGATCCAGATGCATATGGCAACATTGCGAATAAGGCGCAAATTGACTTCATGGGCGGTTCTTACATCCAGAAGCTGATCCTGAGCAAGGATTTCAAAGCTGGTTTGGATGAGCTTAACAAAAAATGGACTGACGCTAGAAAAGCTGTAGGTCAATAA
- a CDS encoding response regulator transcription factor, whose translation MNIMIVDDEEKIRLGLSKLIHKASPHYRIAGIYASASECLAALEGMKPDVVITDIKMPGMTGLELAKAIKQIDSTIQCVILSGFGEFEYARSAIGIGVSAYLLKPVDKQELYDLLDRLYQQVQAAEPSSSDRDESLLKQILLSDAGNQAAESLFKEVYADFIRFPSYAITAVVTDSPMPAASISSWVRPAYAPDCKVVQIDERTTVCIVAFDKQYTDFQVWEKTLHDILIQEKKIQASIGISNPCTQFSGWGRCLKEALEACEYNYYRAGKPAVTWIENANFGTLHEVEAYRKKVLESMEIFDLDNVEVHLHEMLKVIAEIKLRMHHLVELMETLFYALNKEAGKRQTTLKQQEFSMDFGKELKNCFSFSQAKAFIELRLMSGLHSLASERTSQGSVTIYQIKKIIEQEYADSLDLNQLAKRVFLTPSYVSKLFKQETGTTIIEYIISVRMNKAKELLKEQIHLKTYQIGEMVGYRDPAYFNKQFKKVVGLTPKEYRDTVC comes from the coding sequence ATGAATATTATGATTGTAGATGATGAAGAGAAGATTCGGCTGGGACTCTCCAAGCTAATTCATAAGGCTTCGCCTCATTACAGAATCGCTGGGATCTATGCCAGTGCATCCGAATGCTTGGCCGCTCTGGAAGGAATGAAACCGGATGTGGTCATTACGGATATCAAGATGCCGGGGATGACGGGACTGGAGCTGGCGAAGGCCATTAAGCAGATAGACTCGACGATCCAATGTGTGATCCTCAGCGGGTTTGGAGAATTTGAGTATGCGCGTTCAGCAATAGGCATAGGCGTGTCGGCTTACCTGCTCAAGCCTGTAGACAAGCAGGAACTCTATGACCTGCTGGATCGGCTCTATCAACAAGTTCAGGCTGCTGAGCCATCCTCCTCAGACCGGGATGAGAGCTTGCTCAAGCAGATTCTGCTTAGCGATGCCGGTAATCAAGCAGCAGAATCCCTATTCAAAGAGGTGTACGCCGATTTTATCCGTTTCCCATCCTACGCAATTACTGCTGTAGTTACGGACTCTCCAATGCCAGCAGCCAGTATTTCAAGCTGGGTGAGGCCGGCCTATGCTCCTGATTGCAAGGTGGTTCAGATCGATGAGCGAACGACGGTCTGCATTGTTGCGTTTGATAAGCAATATACCGATTTTCAAGTATGGGAAAAGACGCTTCATGACATATTAATACAGGAAAAGAAGATACAGGCTTCAATTGGCATCAGTAATCCTTGTACACAATTTAGCGGCTGGGGGAGATGCTTGAAAGAAGCGCTTGAGGCTTGTGAATACAATTATTACAGGGCGGGAAAGCCTGCAGTCACTTGGATCGAGAATGCTAACTTCGGTACCCTTCATGAGGTAGAAGCATATCGGAAAAAAGTGCTGGAGAGCATGGAAATCTTTGATCTCGACAATGTGGAGGTGCATCTTCATGAGATGCTGAAGGTGATCGCAGAAATCAAGCTTCGAATGCACCATCTTGTTGAGCTTATGGAAACATTATTTTATGCGCTTAATAAAGAAGCGGGAAAGCGGCAGACCACTCTCAAGCAGCAGGAGTTCTCTATGGACTTCGGCAAAGAGCTCAAGAACTGCTTCAGCTTTAGTCAGGCCAAGGCTTTCATTGAGCTGCGTTTAATGAGCGGACTTCATTCCCTGGCTAGCGAGAGAACGAGCCAAGGAAGCGTTACGATTTATCAAATTAAGAAGATCATCGAGCAGGAGTATGCCGACTCCCTCGATTTAAACCAGTTAGCCAAGCGCGTGTTCCTAACTCCAAGCTACGTAAGCAAGCTCTTCAAACAAGAGACGGGCACGACGATTATTGAATACATCATCTCGGTGCGTATGAATAAGGCCAAGGAGCTTTTGAAAGAGCAGATTCATCTGAAAACCTACCAGATTGGAGAAATGGTGGGCTACCGGGACCCGGCATATTTTAATAAACAGTTTAAGAAAGTGGTCGGACTAACACCTAAGGAATATCGAGATACAGTTTGTTAG
- a CDS encoding sensor histidine kinase: protein MRTLYARWKDYVLLANMSMEKKLIVVFIFLIILPITLTGYISYQNYSTSIKKNTSLYGSQLADNITKRLDDYIGDMEQISQIPLYLTSFQQLLEDNVKTLTQKQVEMESYIRIMNNIKRGTNSIYIFDNHNNKYYNIITGGIRTDLDERADEWRRLAHDAQGRSVFLSTQQLANWQSGKFAFTVLRDIRDFYTQESIGTIAVDANISVIQNVVSDLEHASGGKVLIVDAESNVIYDTEQKRITEKIDDDPLVQLAAGTSGDFIRKIDGVNYLCIYSQSLKTGWKTIIRIPLALIMKDAVQTQNITLLVTCIIMAFALFISILISYALTKPMKRLMRLMKRAELGDLDVSFQVQSQDEAGRLGFHFNSMLERIKELIQQVYVIEGRKKVAELAALQNQINPHFLYNTLETIRMTAEINDDEEAAEMIAALGKLFRYSINPSKGTVSMQQEFEHLQIYIQIINYRYHDKFKITFDDGYAIRQYPIVPLLLQPIVENAIVHGQSEEDDAPIHIEITHEVKGHMLTLRISDDGSGIPADKLGRLQDRLRTGLHGENESLQSSGIGLLNVDERIKLHYGPSYGLTLTSVWAEGTTVILTLPYNLQDKGERSA from the coding sequence GTGCGAACTCTCTATGCCCGATGGAAAGATTACGTGCTGCTTGCGAACATGTCGATGGAGAAGAAACTGATTGTGGTCTTTATTTTTCTCATCATTTTGCCTATAACACTGACCGGGTACATTTCCTATCAGAACTATTCCACCTCCATCAAGAAGAATACAAGCCTATACGGCTCTCAATTAGCTGACAATATCACCAAGAGGCTCGATGATTACATTGGAGATATGGAGCAGATTTCGCAGATTCCTTTATATTTGACGTCTTTTCAGCAGCTGCTGGAGGACAACGTGAAGACGTTGACGCAAAAGCAGGTGGAAATGGAAAGCTATATCCGTATCATGAACAACATCAAGCGGGGCACCAACTCCATCTATATTTTTGATAACCACAATAACAAATACTACAACATCATAACCGGCGGGATACGGACAGACCTGGACGAGCGGGCTGATGAGTGGAGAAGGCTTGCTCACGATGCCCAGGGTAGATCTGTTTTCTTAAGCACGCAGCAGCTGGCTAACTGGCAATCCGGCAAATTTGCTTTTACCGTGCTAAGGGATATTCGGGATTTCTATACGCAGGAATCCATCGGAACTATAGCTGTAGACGCCAACATTAGCGTCATTCAGAACGTAGTTAGCGACTTGGAGCATGCGTCAGGCGGCAAGGTCCTGATTGTGGATGCGGAAAGCAACGTGATTTATGACACGGAACAAAAGAGAATTACGGAGAAAATCGATGATGATCCGTTGGTACAGCTGGCCGCAGGAACGTCTGGGGACTTCATCCGAAAAATTGACGGCGTTAATTATTTATGTATCTATTCGCAGTCGCTGAAGACCGGTTGGAAAACGATTATCCGCATACCGCTTGCGCTTATCATGAAGGATGCGGTTCAAACGCAGAATATTACGCTGCTCGTAACATGTATCATTATGGCCTTCGCCTTGTTTATCTCCATTCTGATCTCTTATGCGCTGACCAAGCCGATGAAACGATTGATGCGGTTAATGAAAAGGGCGGAGCTTGGCGACCTGGATGTCAGCTTTCAAGTGCAAAGCCAAGACGAGGCTGGTCGGCTAGGCTTCCATTTTAACAGCATGCTGGAAAGGATTAAGGAATTGATTCAGCAGGTTTATGTCATCGAAGGGCGCAAGAAGGTGGCGGAGCTAGCCGCTCTGCAGAACCAGATTAATCCTCACTTTTTGTACAATACGCTGGAGACGATACGTATGACGGCCGAGATTAACGATGATGAAGAAGCGGCGGAAATGATTGCCGCACTTGGCAAGCTGTTTCGCTATAGCATCAATCCGTCGAAAGGAACGGTCTCCATGCAGCAGGAATTTGAACATTTGCAAATCTATATTCAGATCATTAATTATCGCTACCATGATAAATTCAAAATTACATTCGATGATGGATATGCCATTCGGCAGTATCCGATCGTGCCGCTGCTCCTGCAGCCCATTGTTGAAAATGCAATCGTACACGGGCAGTCCGAGGAGGATGACGCTCCGATCCATATTGAAATTACCCATGAGGTCAAAGGACATATGCTGACTTTGCGGATCTCGGATGATGGGAGCGGCATACCTGCGGACAAACTGGGCCGGCTGCAGGATAGGCTGAGGACGGGCTTGCATGGGGAGAATGAATCGCTCCAAAGCTCGGGTATCGGACTGCTAAATGTAGACGAACGGATTAAGCTTCATTACGGACCGTCATATGGGCTAACGCTGACCAGTGTATGGGCAGAGGGAACGACGGTGATCTTGACACTACCGTATAACTTGCAAGACAAGGGGGAACGATCCGCATGA
- the mscL gene encoding large-conductance mechanosensitive channel protein MscL produces the protein MLNEFKKFAFKGNMVDLAVGVIIGGAFGKVITSIVNDLIMPPIGLLLGKVKFNDLFISLNGKHYATLADAAKDSAPTLNYGQFISTFLDFLIVAFVIFIVVKQIQKFRKKEEPKEKAATTKECPHCLSDIPVRASRCKFCTSELTSGGSVSGSIQ, from the coding sequence ATGTTGAATGAATTTAAGAAATTCGCATTTAAAGGAAATATGGTGGATTTGGCCGTCGGGGTTATCATTGGAGGAGCTTTTGGCAAAGTCATTACTTCGATCGTCAATGACCTGATCATGCCGCCGATCGGCCTTCTTCTTGGTAAAGTTAAATTTAACGACCTGTTCATCTCGCTGAATGGCAAGCATTACGCAACACTAGCGGATGCGGCCAAGGATAGCGCGCCAACTCTCAATTACGGTCAGTTTATTTCAACCTTCCTAGACTTCCTCATCGTGGCATTTGTTATCTTCATCGTCGTAAAACAAATTCAAAAATTTCGTAAAAAAGAAGAACCTAAGGAAAAAGCTGCAACGACTAAGGAATGCCCGCACTGCTTGTCCGACATTCCAGTCCGCGCTTCCCGCTGCAAGTTCTGCACTTCCGAGCTGACTTCCGGCGGCAGCGTGTCGGGCAGCATACAATAG
- a CDS encoding (S)-benzoin forming benzil reductase, which yields MSELYIVTGGSKGLGEALVRELLRQGADVCSVARTESEALRREAPHMKGRLAFHMHDLAQVESLDSLMERILSSADLDAADSITLISNAGMLEPMTSVGSMDSADLQRSLQVNVTAPMMLTSSFIRLTETLRIPRSVVHISSGAGKKPYPGWAAYCSAKAAIDMFTRCVAAEQEAAAGPNPVRICSVAPGVVDTGMQEMIRAATKEQFPQVDRFIQLKEQGQLQSAEDTAKQLLLLFRSGAFEQGEIADLRTKKPETPGV from the coding sequence ATGAGCGAGCTCTACATTGTAACGGGAGGCTCCAAGGGCCTAGGCGAAGCGCTCGTCCGCGAGCTGCTTCGCCAGGGAGCGGACGTCTGCAGCGTCGCCCGCACCGAAAGCGAAGCCCTGCGGCGGGAGGCGCCGCATATGAAAGGCCGCTTGGCCTTTCATATGCACGACCTCGCGCAGGTCGAAAGCCTGGATTCGCTCATGGAGCGAATCCTTAGCTCTGCAGACCTCGATGCAGCGGATTCCATCACGCTCATCAGTAATGCCGGCATGCTGGAACCGATGACATCGGTTGGCAGCATGGACAGCGCGGACCTGCAGCGCAGCCTGCAGGTCAATGTCACGGCACCGATGATGCTGACGAGCAGCTTCATCCGGCTGACCGAGACGCTGCGGATTCCGCGCAGCGTCGTCCATATCTCCTCGGGTGCGGGCAAGAAGCCGTACCCGGGCTGGGCCGCTTACTGCAGCGCCAAGGCGGCGATTGACATGTTCACTCGCTGCGTAGCTGCGGAGCAGGAGGCCGCCGCCGGGCCGAATCCGGTGCGCATCTGCTCGGTAGCCCCCGGTGTCGTGGACACCGGGATGCAGGAGATGATCCGCGCGGCGACGAAGGAGCAGTTTCCGCAGGTGGACCGTTTTATCCAGCTGAAAGAGCAGGGACAGCTGCAGTCGGCGGAGGATACTGCGAAGCAGCTCCTGCTGCTATTTCGCAGCGGAGCGTTCGAGCAAGGAGAGATCGCCGATTTACGTACAAAAAAGCCCGAAACGCCAGGAGTTTAG
- a CDS encoding copper ion binding protein has translation MSSVILKVDGMSCNHCVSAIEKAMRELGAEGSVNLTAKEVTVQYDDSKVTVNAIKEAIEEQGYDVVQ, from the coding sequence ATGTCCAGCGTTATTTTAAAAGTAGACGGAATGTCCTGTAATCACTGTGTGAGTGCGATTGAAAAAGCAATGAGAGAGCTCGGTGCCGAAGGCTCTGTGAATTTGACGGCTAAAGAAGTGACTGTTCAATATGATGACAGCAAAGTAACGGTGAACGCTATTAAGGAAGCTATCGAAGAACAAGGCTACGACGTGGTTCAGTAA
- a CDS encoding metal-sensitive transcriptional regulator, with protein sequence MEIDQDQEVQLEGAHCHNDQERKSHHSDKLKSDLVKRLNRIEGQVRGVKGLIEKDTYCDDVLHQIAAIHSALNGVGKLLLAGHLKSCVVERIQEGDMDVVEELLKTMNTLMK encoded by the coding sequence ATGGAAATAGATCAGGATCAAGAAGTGCAGCTCGAAGGCGCTCATTGTCATAACGATCAAGAACGCAAGAGTCATCACTCGGATAAGCTGAAATCCGACTTGGTCAAACGTCTGAATCGCATTGAAGGTCAAGTGCGCGGCGTGAAAGGCTTGATCGAAAAGGACACGTATTGTGATGATGTCTTGCATCAAATCGCAGCCATCCATTCGGCGCTAAACGGGGTCGGCAAGCTGCTATTAGCAGGGCATCTGAAGAGCTGTGTCGTGGAACGTATTCAGGAAGGCGACATGGATGTCGTCGAGGAACTGCTAAAAACGATGAATACATTAATGAAGTAG